The Chanodichthys erythropterus isolate Z2021 chromosome 14, ASM2448905v1, whole genome shotgun sequence genome window below encodes:
- the gja3 gene encoding gap junction alpha-3 protein gives MGDWSFLGRLLENAQEHSTVIGKVWLTVLFIFRILVLGAAAEEVWGDEQSDFTCNTQQPGCENVCYDEAFPISHIRFWVLQIIFVSTPTLIYLGHVLHIVRMEEKRKEREEELRKASRLQEEKELLYRNGGGGEAGGRGGGGGGGGKKEKPPIRDEHGKIRIRGALLRTYVFNIIFKTLFEVGFILGQYFLYGFQLRPLYKCARWPCPNTVDCFISRPTEKTIFIIFMLVVACVSLLLNLLEIYHLGWKKVKQGMTNEFAPERESLPDANEAEPESPRTAPPTLSYPPDYTEVAVGGGVFLQPVSAPSTAEFKMDPLREELEESSPFYISNNNHRLAAEQNWANLATEQQTREMNAASPSPSSSSSSRSSNNGRQAKDAAQLADTPTSAGGGLSSGPEEGHVTTTVEMHEPPVIFTDARRLSRASKASSVRARPNDLAV, from the coding sequence ATGGGTGACTGGAGCTTTCTTGGGCGGCTCTTGGAGAATGCACAGGAACACTCGACTGTGATCGGCAAAGTCTGGCTGACGGTACTCTTCATTTTTAGGATTCTAGTGTTGGGAGCGGCGGCCGAGGAGGTCTGGGGCGATGAGCAGTCGGACTTCACCTGCAACACGCAGCAGCCCGGTTGCGAGAACGTCTGCTACGACGAGGCCTTCCCCATCTCCCACATCCGCTTCTGGGTGCTCCAAATCATCTTCGTGTCCACGCCGACGCTCATCTACCTGGGCCACGTCCTGCACATTGTTCGTATGGAGGAGAAGCGGAAAGAGCGCGAGGAGGAGCTGCGAAAGGCCAGCCGGCTCCAGGAGGAGAAAGAACTCCTGTATAGAAATGGAGGGGGAGGGGAGGCTGGTGGACGGGGTGGGGGCGGCGGCGGCGGTGGCAAAAAGGAGAAGCCGCCAATCAGAGACGAACACGGCAAAATCCGCATTAGAGGTGCCTTGTTGCGCACCTATGTGTTCAACATCATTTTCAAGACCCTGTTTGAAGTGGGGTTCATTTTAGGTCAGTATTTCCTCTATGGTTTCCAGTTGCGGCCCCTGTATAAGTGTGCACGGTGGCCCTGCCCCAACACGGTGGACTGCTTCATTTCCCGGCCCACGGAAAAGACCATCTTCATCATATTTATGCTTGTGGTGGCTTGCGTGTCCCTTTTGCTGAATTTGTTAGAAATCTATCACCTCGGATGGAAGAAGGTCAAACAGGGCATGACCAACGAGTTCGCCCCCGAGCGCGAGTCGCTGCCCGACGCGAACGAAGCGGAGCCCGAGTCTCCCAGAACTGCGCCTCCTACCCTCAGCTACCCGCCAGACTACACGGAGGTGGCAGTGGGCGGCGGCGTGTTCCTCCAGCCCGTGTCGGCGCCCTCCACGGCCGAGTTCAAGATGGACCCTCTGCGCGAGGAGCTCGAGGAGTCCTCGCCTTTTTACATCAGCAACAACAACCACAGGCTGGCTGCCGAGCAGAACTGGGCCAACCTGGCCACCGAGCAGCAGACTCGGGAGATGAACGCCGCCTCCCCCtccccttcctcctcctcctcgtcTCGCTCTTCCAATAATGGGCGGCAAGCCAAAGACGCCGCTCAGCTCGCTGACACCCCCACCTCTGCTGGCGGCGGTTTGAGCTCTGGGCCGGAGGAGGGGCACGTCACCACCACGGTGGAGATGCACGAGCCGCCCGTCATTTTCACTGACGCTCGACGACTGAGCAGGGCTAGTAAAGCCAGCAGCGTGAGAGCGAGGCCCAACGATCTGGCGGTGTAG